One genomic window of Dunckerocampus dactyliophorus isolate RoL2022-P2 chromosome 7, RoL_Ddac_1.1, whole genome shotgun sequence includes the following:
- the lipeb gene encoding hormone-sensitive lipase isoform X4: protein MDTKAVFVALYNVCEENASFFSGGAKGPQSDAARRLVDTMKLIQEHARSLEPVISGFAAVYHHFDFDPHIPANGYRSLVKVVRCCLLHIIHKGRYITANRRSIFFRVAHNAGEMEAYCNALCQLRALLYLAQRMLHDNSHGELFFQDECGLSESFVREYSSMHKGCFYGRCLGFQFTPAIRPSLQTIAIGLVAFGENYRRHQSGIGVAASSLFTSGKYAIDPELRGAEFERITQNLDVHFWKTFWNITETEVLSSLASMTSVTVKVNRALSVPPVSFDLPLAANHTASVTIAPPSAHIGTAPVQMRLISYDLREGQDSPTLLALTRSEAGSISLSLGLKTKHLPSSPCLLIHFHGGGFVAQTSKSHEPYLKSWSQDLGVPILSVDYSLAPEAPFPRALEECFYAYCWALRNHHLLGWTGEKVCLVGDSAGGNLCVTTSLRAAAYGVRMPDGIVAAYPATLLTAYASPSRLLTLMDPLLPLSVLSKCLSAYAGNEPQTEKQVEKVSTLSMMRRDTALLLRDFRQGASNWIHALLDSNRAANPPSTDAESGQATDAVRKSVSETSVSSPHVDPTVPSEPSNFHTGKLSGKSQTCQDLGIHNSTSHCAPLLSERTPEEVNFSISNEPDSPPSDDLPSVAIPPPGGEEGSEFPMGFEPLRSQQLSEMKLHSSPVVKDPFCSPLLAPDSMLKALPPVHIVACALDPMLDDSVMFAKRLRNIGQPVTLCVVDDLPHGFLSLSQLSRETREAGDVCAERIRAVFTQEETPPEPRKHRKLERTDRGMLAPSEDAATLFDGGELDEGVGAKTTEDFVTVAQGSTDIGGVEA, encoded by the exons GTGGTGCGTTGCTGCCTTCTTCACATCATCCACAAGGGGCGCTACATCACCGCCAACCGCCGCAGCATCTTCTTCCGTGTCGCCCACAACGCCGGCGAGATGGAGGCGTACTGCAATGCTCTATGCCAGCTGCGGGCGCTGCTCTACTTGGCCCAGCGGATGCTGCATGATAACAGCCACGGTGAACTCTTCTTCCAGGACGAGTGCGGCCTCAGCGAGAGCTTCGTACGCGAATACAGCTCCATGCACAAGGGCTGCTTCTACGGCCGCTGCCTGGGATTTCAG TTCACGCCAGCCATCCGGCCCTCTCTGCAGACCATAGCCATAGGACTTGTGGCCTTTGGAGAGAACTACAGACGGCATCAGTCGGGAATAG GTGTAGCAGCCAGCTCCCTTTTTACGTCAGGCAAGTACGCCATCGATCCAGAGTTGAGAGGGGCAGAATTTGAGCGCATCACTCAGAACCTTGATGTCCATTTCTGGAAGACTTTCTGGAACATTACTGAGACTGAAGTGCTTTCG AGCCTCGCCAGTATGACCTCTGTTACAGTCAAGGTGAACCGAGCGCTCTCTGTGCCTCCTGTGTCCTTTGACCTCCCTCTCGCAGCCAACCACACAGCCTCCGTGACCATAGCGCCACCATCAGCGCACATCGGCACCGCTCCTGTTCAGATGAGACTCATCTCCTATGACTTACGGGAAGGACAG GACAGTCCGACGCTGTTGGCTCTCACCCGCTCCGAGGCAGGCTCCATCTCCCTTTCACTGGGTCTGAAGACCAAGCATCTGCCTTCATCCCCCTGCCTCCTCATCCACTTCCACGGGGGAGGCTTTGTGGCTCAGACATCCAAATCCCACGAG CCCTATCTCAAGAGCTGGTCCCAGGACCTTGGCGTCCCCATTCTGTCAGTGGACTACTCCCTGGCACCCGAGGCTCCCTTTCCACGGGCGCTGGAGGAGTGCTTCTATGCGTACTGCTGGGCACTGAGAAACCACCACCTACTAG GCTGGACCGGCGAGAAAGTGTGTCTGGTGGGCGACAGTGCAGGAGGAAACCTGTGCGTGACGACGTCATTGCGTGCCGCGGCCTACGGCGTTCGAATGCCAGATGGCATTGTGGCTGCCTACCCGGCCACCTTGCTGACCGCCTACGCCTCACCCTCCCGTCTGCTCACCCTCATGGACCCCCTGCTGCCGCTCAGTGTGCTCTCCAAGTGTCTCAGTGCCTATGCAG GTAATGAGCCGCAGACGGAGAAGCAGGTGGAGAAGGTGAGCACACTCAGCATGATGCGGAGGGACACGGCACTGCTGCTGCGAGACTTCCGACAGGGAGCGTCCAACTGGATCCATGCTTTACTGGACTCAAACAGAGCTGCCAACCCCCCCAGCACGGATGCAGAGTCTGGACAAGCCACTG ATGCGGTGAGGAAGAGCGTGTCAGAGACGTCAGTCTCTTCTCCTCACGTGGACCCCACGGTGCCCTCGGAGCCCTCAAACTTCCACACTGGGAAATTATCTGGGAAGAGCCAGACATGCCAGGACCTGGGAATTCATAATTCCACCTCCCACTGTGCGCCCCTCCTCTCTGAACGCACT CCTGAAGAAGTCAACTTCTCCATCTCAAATGAACCTGATTCCCCCCCGTCTGACGACCTGCCTTCCGTGGCAATACCACCTCCTGGTGGCGAGGAGGGATCTGAGTTCCCGATGGGCTTTGAGCCCCTGCGCTCGCAGCAGCTTTCTGAGATGAAGTTGCACAGTTCGCCGGTGGTAAAGGACCCGTTCTGCTCCCCTCTGCTGGCCCCAGATAGCATGCTGAAAGCTCTTCCGCCTGTTCACATCGTG GCTTGTGCTCTGGACCCCATGCTGGATGACTCTGTGATGTTTGCCAAGCGCCTGAGGAACATCGGGCAGCCTGTCACGCTGTGCGTGGTGGACGACCTCCCCCACGGCTTCCTCAGCCTATCACAGCTCTCCAGGGAGACCAGGGAGGCTGGCGATGTGTGCGCAGAGCGAATCCGCGCCGTCTTCACCCAAGAGGAGACGCCCCCGGAGCCGCGCAAGCACCGCAAGCTGGAACGGACCGACAGGGGCATGCTGGCCCCCTCCGAGGATGCCGCTACCCTCTTTGACGGAGGTGAGCTGGACGAAGGGGTTGGGGCTAAAACGACTGAAGATTTTGTAACTGTGGCTCAAGGCAGCACTGACATTGGGGGTGTGGAGGCTTAG
- the lipeb gene encoding hormone-sensitive lipase isoform X3, producing the protein MMDTKAVFVALYNVCEENASFFSGGAKGPQSDAARRLVDTMKLIQEHARSLEPVISGFAAVYHHFDFDPHIPANGYRSLVKVVRCCLLHIIHKGRYITANRRSIFFRVAHNAGEMEAYCNALCQLRALLYLAQRMLHDNSHGELFFQDECGLSESFVREYSSMHKGCFYGRCLGFQFTPAIRPSLQTIAIGLVAFGENYRRHQSGIGVAASSLFTSGKYAIDPELRGAEFERITQNLDVHFWKTFWNITETEVLSSLASMTSVTVKVNRALSVPPVSFDLPLAANHTASVTIAPPSAHIGTAPVQMRLISYDLREGQDSPTLLALTRSEAGSISLSLGLKTKHLPSSPCLLIHFHGGGFVAQTSKSHEPYLKSWSQDLGVPILSVDYSLAPEAPFPRALEECFYAYCWALRNHHLLGWTGEKVCLVGDSAGGNLCVTTSLRAAAYGVRMPDGIVAAYPATLLTAYASPSRLLTLMDPLLPLSVLSKCLSAYAGNEPQTEKQVEKVSTLSMMRRDTALLLRDFRQGASNWIHALLDSNRAANPPSTDAESGQATDAVRKSVSETSVSSPHVDPTVPSEPSNFHTGKLSGKSQTCQDLGIHNSTSHCAPLLSERTPEEVNFSISNEPDSPPSDDLPSVAIPPPGGEEGSEFPMGFEPLRSQQLSEMKLHSSPVVKDPFCSPLLAPDSMLKALPPVHIVACALDPMLDDSVMFAKRLRNIGQPVTLCVVDDLPHGFLSLSQLSRETREAGDVCAERIRAVFTQEETPPEPRKHRKLERTDRGMLAPSEDAATLFDGGELDEGVGAKTTEDFVTVAQGSTDIGGVEA; encoded by the exons GTGGTGCGTTGCTGCCTTCTTCACATCATCCACAAGGGGCGCTACATCACCGCCAACCGCCGCAGCATCTTCTTCCGTGTCGCCCACAACGCCGGCGAGATGGAGGCGTACTGCAATGCTCTATGCCAGCTGCGGGCGCTGCTCTACTTGGCCCAGCGGATGCTGCATGATAACAGCCACGGTGAACTCTTCTTCCAGGACGAGTGCGGCCTCAGCGAGAGCTTCGTACGCGAATACAGCTCCATGCACAAGGGCTGCTTCTACGGCCGCTGCCTGGGATTTCAG TTCACGCCAGCCATCCGGCCCTCTCTGCAGACCATAGCCATAGGACTTGTGGCCTTTGGAGAGAACTACAGACGGCATCAGTCGGGAATAG GTGTAGCAGCCAGCTCCCTTTTTACGTCAGGCAAGTACGCCATCGATCCAGAGTTGAGAGGGGCAGAATTTGAGCGCATCACTCAGAACCTTGATGTCCATTTCTGGAAGACTTTCTGGAACATTACTGAGACTGAAGTGCTTTCG AGCCTCGCCAGTATGACCTCTGTTACAGTCAAGGTGAACCGAGCGCTCTCTGTGCCTCCTGTGTCCTTTGACCTCCCTCTCGCAGCCAACCACACAGCCTCCGTGACCATAGCGCCACCATCAGCGCACATCGGCACCGCTCCTGTTCAGATGAGACTCATCTCCTATGACTTACGGGAAGGACAG GACAGTCCGACGCTGTTGGCTCTCACCCGCTCCGAGGCAGGCTCCATCTCCCTTTCACTGGGTCTGAAGACCAAGCATCTGCCTTCATCCCCCTGCCTCCTCATCCACTTCCACGGGGGAGGCTTTGTGGCTCAGACATCCAAATCCCACGAG CCCTATCTCAAGAGCTGGTCCCAGGACCTTGGCGTCCCCATTCTGTCAGTGGACTACTCCCTGGCACCCGAGGCTCCCTTTCCACGGGCGCTGGAGGAGTGCTTCTATGCGTACTGCTGGGCACTGAGAAACCACCACCTACTAG GCTGGACCGGCGAGAAAGTGTGTCTGGTGGGCGACAGTGCAGGAGGAAACCTGTGCGTGACGACGTCATTGCGTGCCGCGGCCTACGGCGTTCGAATGCCAGATGGCATTGTGGCTGCCTACCCGGCCACCTTGCTGACCGCCTACGCCTCACCCTCCCGTCTGCTCACCCTCATGGACCCCCTGCTGCCGCTCAGTGTGCTCTCCAAGTGTCTCAGTGCCTATGCAG GTAATGAGCCGCAGACGGAGAAGCAGGTGGAGAAGGTGAGCACACTCAGCATGATGCGGAGGGACACGGCACTGCTGCTGCGAGACTTCCGACAGGGAGCGTCCAACTGGATCCATGCTTTACTGGACTCAAACAGAGCTGCCAACCCCCCCAGCACGGATGCAGAGTCTGGACAAGCCACTG ATGCGGTGAGGAAGAGCGTGTCAGAGACGTCAGTCTCTTCTCCTCACGTGGACCCCACGGTGCCCTCGGAGCCCTCAAACTTCCACACTGGGAAATTATCTGGGAAGAGCCAGACATGCCAGGACCTGGGAATTCATAATTCCACCTCCCACTGTGCGCCCCTCCTCTCTGAACGCACT CCTGAAGAAGTCAACTTCTCCATCTCAAATGAACCTGATTCCCCCCCGTCTGACGACCTGCCTTCCGTGGCAATACCACCTCCTGGTGGCGAGGAGGGATCTGAGTTCCCGATGGGCTTTGAGCCCCTGCGCTCGCAGCAGCTTTCTGAGATGAAGTTGCACAGTTCGCCGGTGGTAAAGGACCCGTTCTGCTCCCCTCTGCTGGCCCCAGATAGCATGCTGAAAGCTCTTCCGCCTGTTCACATCGTG GCTTGTGCTCTGGACCCCATGCTGGATGACTCTGTGATGTTTGCCAAGCGCCTGAGGAACATCGGGCAGCCTGTCACGCTGTGCGTGGTGGACGACCTCCCCCACGGCTTCCTCAGCCTATCACAGCTCTCCAGGGAGACCAGGGAGGCTGGCGATGTGTGCGCAGAGCGAATCCGCGCCGTCTTCACCCAAGAGGAGACGCCCCCGGAGCCGCGCAAGCACCGCAAGCTGGAACGGACCGACAGGGGCATGCTGGCCCCCTCCGAGGATGCCGCTACCCTCTTTGACGGAGGTGAGCTGGACGAAGGGGTTGGGGCTAAAACGACTGAAGATTTTGTAACTGTGGCTCAAGGCAGCACTGACATTGGGGGTGTGGAGGCTTAG